One genomic segment of Ricinus communis isolate WT05 ecotype wild-type chromosome 5, ASM1957865v1, whole genome shotgun sequence includes these proteins:
- the LOC8277811 gene encoding phosphatidylglycerophosphate phosphatase 1, chloroplastic/mitochondrial isoform X1, protein MEMLCAYVAPLPNCNCPIPIAHILPHRFHRRRIKPTSISISISRYQTHSKNLCSITLHPTSKCNNNKDQENYNTSYSHPAQNRLLFDQFQSSIDSVPISNKNPETQNQEQEQRNEEKRENPTKKRKGLLTNMWWVDLKAALGQRINVEGIIASVSVFVKEQHLTLPHVSVRDIRYIDWAELHQRGFKGVVFDKDNTITVPYTLTLCGYLQSSIEQCKSVFGNDLAVFSNSAGLYEYDHDGSKARALEKAIGIKVIRHMSRSSTIDAVSSIYYTGVKKPAGTAEEIEKHFGCKSSQLVMVGDRPFTDVVYGNRNGFFTILTEPLSLTEEPFIVRQVRKLEMSLTNYWFRKGLKPVSHSLLPDGMQCVKDPPPL, encoded by the exons ATGGAAATGTTGTGTGCTTATGTTGCTCCCTTACCCAACTGCAACTGTCCCATTCCAATTGCTCATATCCTTCCTCATCGTTTCCATCGCAGAAGAATAAAACCCACTTCCATTTCCATTTCCATTTCGAGATACCAAACCCACTCCAAAAATCTTTGTTCCATCACTCTCCATCCTACTAGCAagtgcaataataataaagaccAAGAAAACTACAATACAAGCTACTCACACCCAGCGCAAAATCGTTTGTTATTTGACCAATTTCAATCTTCTATTGACAGTGTCCCCATCAGTAATAAAAACCCAGAAACTCAAAACCAAGAACAAGAACAGAGAAACGAAGAAAAACGAGAAAATCCAACCAAGAAACGCAAAGGACTTCTCACAAACATGTGGTGGGTAGATTTAAAAGCAGCATTAGGCCAAAGAATCAACGTTGAAGGAATTATTGCATCGGTGTCTGTTTTTGTCAAAGAGCAGCATTTGACTCTTCCTCACGTATCAGTGCGTGATATAAGGTACATTGATTGGGCAGAGCTGCATCAAAGAGGTTTTAAAGGTGTGGTCTTTGATAAGGATAATACAATAACAGTGCCTTACACTTTAACATTGTGTGGTTACCTTCAGTCGTCGATAGAGCAATGTAAATCTGTTTTTGGCAATGATCTAGCCGTGTTTAGTAACTCTGCTG GCCTATATGAGTATGACCATGATGGTTCAAAAGCCAGGGCACTTGAGAAGGCAATTGGGATCAAAGTCATAAGGCATA TGTCTAGGTCAAGTACTATTGATGCAGTATCTTCTATTTACTATACAGGGGTAAAGAAACCAGCTGGAACTGctgaagaaattgaaaagcaCTTCGGCTGTAAATCTTCGCAACTTGTCATG GTTGGTGATCGACCCTTTACTGATGTTGTTTATGGGAACCGAAATGGGTTTTTCACTATATTAACAGAGCCATTGAGTCTCACCGAGGAGCCATTCATTGTTAGGCAG GTGAGGAAACTGGAAATGTCACTTACCAACTATTGGTTTCGGAAAGGACTGAAGCCAGTTAGTCACAGCCTACTGCCTGATGGAATGCAATGTGTGAAAGATCCACCACCACTGTAA
- the LOC8277811 gene encoding phosphatidylglycerophosphate phosphatase 1, chloroplastic/mitochondrial isoform X2 has translation MEMLCAYVAPLPNCNCPIPIAHILPHRFHRRRIKPTSISISISRYQTHSKNLCSITLHPTSKCNNNKDQENYNTSYSHPAQNRLLFDQFQSSIDSVPISNKNPETQNQEQEQRNEEKRENPTKKRKGLLTNMWWVDLKAALGQRINVEGIIASVSVFVKEQHLTLPHVSVRDIRYIDWAELHQRGFKGVVFDKDNTITVPYTLTLCGYLQSSIEQCKSVFGNDLAVFSNSAGLYEYDHDGSKARALEKAIGIKVIRHRVKKPAGTAEEIEKHFGCKSSQLVMVGDRPFTDVVYGNRNGFFTILTEPLSLTEEPFIVRQVRKLEMSLTNYWFRKGLKPVSHSLLPDGMQCVKDPPPL, from the exons ATGGAAATGTTGTGTGCTTATGTTGCTCCCTTACCCAACTGCAACTGTCCCATTCCAATTGCTCATATCCTTCCTCATCGTTTCCATCGCAGAAGAATAAAACCCACTTCCATTTCCATTTCCATTTCGAGATACCAAACCCACTCCAAAAATCTTTGTTCCATCACTCTCCATCCTACTAGCAagtgcaataataataaagaccAAGAAAACTACAATACAAGCTACTCACACCCAGCGCAAAATCGTTTGTTATTTGACCAATTTCAATCTTCTATTGACAGTGTCCCCATCAGTAATAAAAACCCAGAAACTCAAAACCAAGAACAAGAACAGAGAAACGAAGAAAAACGAGAAAATCCAACCAAGAAACGCAAAGGACTTCTCACAAACATGTGGTGGGTAGATTTAAAAGCAGCATTAGGCCAAAGAATCAACGTTGAAGGAATTATTGCATCGGTGTCTGTTTTTGTCAAAGAGCAGCATTTGACTCTTCCTCACGTATCAGTGCGTGATATAAGGTACATTGATTGGGCAGAGCTGCATCAAAGAGGTTTTAAAGGTGTGGTCTTTGATAAGGATAATACAATAACAGTGCCTTACACTTTAACATTGTGTGGTTACCTTCAGTCGTCGATAGAGCAATGTAAATCTGTTTTTGGCAATGATCTAGCCGTGTTTAGTAACTCTGCTG GCCTATATGAGTATGACCATGATGGTTCAAAAGCCAGGGCACTTGAGAAGGCAATTGGGATCAAAGTCATAAGGCATA GGGTAAAGAAACCAGCTGGAACTGctgaagaaattgaaaagcaCTTCGGCTGTAAATCTTCGCAACTTGTCATG GTTGGTGATCGACCCTTTACTGATGTTGTTTATGGGAACCGAAATGGGTTTTTCACTATATTAACAGAGCCATTGAGTCTCACCGAGGAGCCATTCATTGTTAGGCAG GTGAGGAAACTGGAAATGTCACTTACCAACTATTGGTTTCGGAAAGGACTGAAGCCAGTTAGTCACAGCCTACTGCCTGATGGAATGCAATGTGTGAAAGATCCACCACCACTGTAA
- the LOC8277809 gene encoding taxadiene 5-alpha hydroxylase produces the protein MAMDISNASSSWAIFCLAIAILISTMFLKHKLVHNKIKRRLPPGELGLPWIGETMEFFQAQRSNRLFEEFVQPRIAKYGNIFKTRLMGSPTIVVNGAEANRFFLSNEFKLVISSWPTSSVQLMGKNSIMEKQGDQHRCIRGLIATTLSNARLEVLVPKMCQSVEVHLEKYWNGDKNVSLYRSAKALTFTIVFECLLGIKVDAGTLSTFERILDGVFATPFSLPGSRFSKAKKARKEVEKMLVELVREKRKEMEEGLQRVDDGVLLCQLIGGMIRGEIREEEVIDNVVLLVFAAHDTTSFAIAMTFKMLALHPDCYALLLQEHVDVMKQKTAGEKLTLEDTKKMKYTWQVARESMRLFPPIFGSFRKAITDIEFQGYTIPKEWKVLWTTHGTHYNEKHFQDPLIFKPSRFEEAIPPYVYLPFGGGPRLCAGYQLAKLNILIFVHYVVTRYDWSLIYPDEQITMDPLPFPSHGMPIKISANPRA, from the exons ATGGCCATGGATATCAGTAATGCTTCAAGTTCATGGGCCATCTTCTGCTTAGCTATAGCTATCCTCATCTCCACTATGTTCTTGAAACACAAATTAGTTCATAACAAGATAAAGAGAAGACTACCACCAGGTGAACTTGGACTACCTTGGATTGGTGAAACAATGGAGTTCTTCCAAGCCCAACGCAGCAACAGATTGTTTGAAGAGTTTGTTCAACCCAGGATTGCAAAGTATGGCAACATTTTCAAAACAAGGCTGATGGGTTCACCAACAATCGTAGTAAATGGAGCTGAAGCTAACAGGTTCTTCTTGTCTAACGAGTTCAAGTTAGTTATAAGCTCATGGCCTACTAGTTCAGTTCAGCTCATGGGGAAGAACTCTATCATGGAGAAGCAAGGAGATCAGCACAGATGCATTCGTGGCCTGATAGCCACTACTCTAAGCAATGCAAGACTTGAAGTCTTAGTGCCAAAAATGTGCCAGTCAGTTGAGGTGCACTTGGAGAAGTATTGGAATGGAGACAAGAATGTTAGTCTTTACCGTTCTGCCAAAGCATTGACATTCACTATAGTATTTGAATGCTTGTTAGGGATCAAAGTTGATGCTGGAACTTTGAGCACTTTTGAGAGGATTCTTGACGGGGTTTTTGCAACTCCATTTTCATTACCTGGGTCTAGGTTTTCAAAAGcaaagaaagcaagaaaagaagtaGAAAAGATGTTGGTTGAACTTGTGAGAGAGAAGAGGAAGGAGATGGAAGAAGGGTTGCAAAGAGTGGATGACGGAGTGCTCCTTTGTCAATTAATTGGTGGGATGATAAGAGGGGAAATTAGAGAAGAGGAGGTCATTGATAATGTGGTATTGTTAGTGTTTGCAGCTCATGATACCACCTCTTTTGCCATCGCCATGACTTTCAAAATGTTAGCTCTGCATCCAGACTGCTATGCTCTCCTCCTTCAAG AGCACGTTGACGTAATGAAGCAGAAAACGGCGGGAGAGAAGCTGACATTGGAAGATACGAAGAAGATGAAGTATACGTGGCAAGTTGCACGTGAAAGCATGCGCCTTTTCCCTCCAATCTTTGGCTCCTTCAGGAAAGCCATTACCGACATTGAATTTCAAGGTTACACTATACCAAAAGAATGGAAG GTGCTGTGGACAACACATGGAACACACTATAATGAAAAGCATTTTCAAGATCCACTAATTTTCAAACCAAGTAGGTTCGAGGAGGCAATTCCACCATATGTGTATCTTCCCTTTGGAGGAGGACCAAGATTATGTGCAGGATACCAATTAGCCAAGCTTAATATCCTCATTTTTGTTCACTATGTTGTCACACGTTATGATTGGTCTTTGATCTACCCTGATGAGCAAATCACCATGGATCCTCTCCCTTTCCCTTCCCATGGAATGCCCATCAAAATCTCTGCCAACCCTAGAGCATAA